From Shewanella yunxiaonensis, the proteins below share one genomic window:
- the norR gene encoding nitric oxide reductase transcriptional regulator NorR, whose translation MLFPLDFRDLKLELSPPVRLQRFVDQVQQLLDCNAVGLLQLDGDILKPVALAGLVTTTSGRRFAVAHHPRLSAILSQRKLVHFAPDSALPDPYDGLLATQQGVPLPVHDCMGISLWPDGKCWGVLTLDSLYKGHFSAEQIAFIPQLAVYCETILRVNRLESEMRALRQFDEQLKQDNGSISASQELIGQHPQVQNLLKELDVVATSDLPVLLQGETGVGKELFAWRLHQRSQRKVAPMIHVNCAALPETLVESELFGHVKGAFSGAASERAGRVESADGGTLFLDEIGELPLTVQAKLLRTLQNGEIQRLGADKPIKVDVRIVAATNRDLAEMVKRGDFRADLYHRLSVYPVVIPPLRERGDDILLLAGYFVELNRSRFSFRSLRLAPATEQLLQRYPWPGNVRELEHVISRAALRTVSQGANKTEIVTIEPRHLDQELLTYPRDFSQALDSTSPEPSVLSGRSLKDSIEDFQRQFIQQTLAATQDNWAEAARLLKLDPSNLHKLARRLGLK comes from the coding sequence ATGTTATTCCCATTAGATTTTCGTGACTTAAAGCTCGAGTTGTCACCGCCGGTTCGTTTACAGCGTTTCGTTGATCAGGTTCAACAGTTGTTAGACTGTAACGCAGTCGGACTGCTACAACTTGATGGCGACATTCTGAAACCTGTGGCTCTCGCAGGTTTAGTGACTACAACCAGTGGACGCCGTTTTGCAGTGGCTCATCATCCACGGTTGTCGGCTATTTTATCGCAACGCAAACTAGTACATTTTGCTCCCGACAGTGCTCTACCAGATCCCTATGATGGATTGTTAGCTACACAGCAAGGAGTGCCGCTGCCGGTACATGACTGTATGGGCATTAGTTTATGGCCCGATGGTAAATGTTGGGGGGTGTTAACGCTTGACTCCCTGTATAAAGGCCATTTTAGCGCCGAGCAGATAGCGTTCATACCGCAACTTGCGGTGTATTGTGAAACCATCCTAAGAGTTAATCGACTTGAAAGTGAAATGCGGGCATTACGACAGTTTGATGAGCAACTGAAACAGGACAATGGTAGCATTTCCGCTAGTCAAGAGCTGATTGGGCAGCATCCACAGGTACAAAACTTATTGAAAGAGCTAGATGTTGTGGCGACTTCAGATCTACCTGTATTACTCCAAGGGGAAACGGGCGTTGGTAAAGAGCTATTTGCCTGGCGCTTACATCAGCGTTCCCAGCGTAAAGTTGCTCCAATGATCCACGTCAATTGTGCTGCTCTGCCGGAAACATTGGTTGAAAGTGAGTTGTTCGGCCATGTCAAAGGTGCATTTTCTGGGGCCGCATCAGAACGTGCTGGTCGCGTGGAATCTGCCGATGGTGGCACGTTGTTTCTTGATGAAATAGGTGAGCTGCCGTTGACCGTTCAAGCCAAGCTATTGAGAACACTACAAAACGGTGAAATCCAGCGCTTAGGCGCAGATAAACCAATAAAAGTAGATGTGCGTATTGTTGCCGCCACGAACCGGGACTTGGCAGAGATGGTCAAACGAGGAGATTTTCGTGCCGATTTATACCATCGCCTGTCCGTGTATCCGGTGGTCATTCCGCCACTAAGAGAACGCGGAGATGATATCCTGTTATTAGCGGGTTATTTTGTGGAATTGAATCGTAGTCGCTTCAGTTTTCGCAGTTTACGTTTGGCACCTGCGACGGAGCAGTTGTTGCAGCGCTATCCATGGCCTGGGAATGTACGTGAGCTAGAACATGTTATCAGCCGAGCAGCTTTGCGTACAGTAAGTCAAGGTGCCAATAAGACCGAAATTGTGACCATTGAACCGCGTCATTTGGATCAAGAATTGCTTACGTATCCTCGTGATTTTAGTCAAGCTCTCGATAGCACGTCGCCTGAACCGTCAGTGCTCTCTGGACGTTCATTAAAGGACAGTATCGAAGATTTCCAACGTCAGTTTATCCAACAGACTTTGGCAGCAACACAAGATAATTGGGCGGAAGCAGCCCGTTTATTAAAGCTTGACCCTAGCAATTTACATAAGCTCGCGAGGCGGCTTGGGCTGAAATGA
- the norW gene encoding NADH:flavorubredoxin reductase NorW, with translation MYPPLIIIGSGFAAYQLIKTLRRKNSDMPIQLFTADNGDEYNKPDLSHVFTRQQRASDLITMTGKAFATQQKIEIFANTRVDKIDTDNHTITANGICYHYSRLVLATGAKTFIPILTGDATAEVITLNSLEEYRVSEQRVTQAQRILIMGGGLIGTELAMDLCSAGKKVQILDPSPHLMASMIPDFVATALEQQLRNDGVQIDCLDHVISVEYDQSCLVATTRNGLRYKTDCIISAAGLVPNTELAKKAGLTVQRGIVVDKTLRTSVDNIYALGDCAEINGKVMACMQPIVLSANVLASQLLSSTGELSLPAMMTKVKTPRYPIQSGGNCDSAASWQVNINEHGILARAYNHSQHLTGFVVTKDNISQAFPLLRELQAAN, from the coding sequence ATGTATCCTCCTCTGATTATTATTGGGAGCGGCTTTGCCGCTTACCAACTGATAAAAACACTTCGTCGTAAAAATAGCGATATGCCTATCCAGTTATTTACCGCTGATAACGGGGACGAGTACAACAAACCGGATCTGAGCCACGTGTTTACCCGCCAGCAAAGAGCTAGTGACCTTATCACTATGACGGGAAAAGCATTTGCTACCCAGCAAAAAATTGAGATCTTTGCCAATACCAGAGTAGATAAGATTGATACCGACAATCACACCATTACCGCTAATGGCATCTGTTATCACTACTCCAGGCTTGTTTTAGCAACCGGCGCCAAAACCTTTATTCCTATATTGACTGGTGATGCGACTGCAGAAGTTATTACGCTCAATAGCCTAGAAGAATATCGTGTTTCTGAACAACGTGTTACACAGGCACAACGAATCTTAATCATGGGCGGCGGTCTTATTGGTACTGAACTGGCGATGGATCTTTGTTCCGCAGGTAAGAAAGTACAGATACTGGATCCGAGCCCCCATCTTATGGCCAGCATGATACCTGACTTTGTCGCTACAGCCCTTGAACAGCAGTTACGGAACGATGGGGTCCAGATTGACTGTCTGGACCATGTCATCAGTGTTGAATATGACCAAAGCTGTCTAGTTGCCACGACCAGAAACGGCTTACGCTACAAAACTGACTGCATAATCTCTGCCGCAGGACTGGTACCCAACACAGAACTTGCAAAAAAAGCCGGGTTAACGGTGCAACGAGGCATTGTTGTTGATAAGACACTGCGAACTTCGGTTGACAATATCTACGCCCTTGGGGATTGCGCCGAAATTAACGGCAAGGTGATGGCATGTATGCAACCTATTGTACTCAGTGCAAATGTGCTGGCCAGTCAGTTACTTTCCAGTACAGGAGAGCTAAGCCTTCCAGCCATGATGACTAAAGTGAAAACTCCTCGCTATCCGATCCAGTCTGGTGGTAACTGTGACTCCGCAGCGAGTTGGCAGGTGAATATCAACGAGCACGGCATTCTGGCCAGAGCCTACAATCATAGCCAGCACCTGACCGGTTTCGTCGTTACTAAAGACAATATAAGCCAAGCTTTCCCGCTGCTACGAGAGCTTCAGGCTGCTAACTAA
- a CDS encoding ammonia-forming cytochrome c nitrite reductase subunit c552, which yields MSPLNLKLWLFILLGASGNAVATDGTTDIAKSYPKQYKTWEATQEQSEREDVLANNPRNVILWAGSSYAKEYHTPRGHQFAVADVSHTLRTGVAPKAGEKGLSASCWTCKTPDAPRLIGELGFEGYAAKNFTDLGSEIKNVVYCSDCHESGSEKLTLPRPHARDAMAKIHQPFEQQSATVQGAQVCGQCHVTYYFRPEKSNVVNIPWIFGNSADDIEKYYDTRRFYEWIHPISKTPMLKARHPEYEHWNRSKHAELGVTCVTCHMPEAIDENGKAFTNHKVDKAMPYFKSSCKGCHSSQEKMKQRLTNLKHEINAKAKDVEELLVKAHYEAKAAWVAGANWEQMNDAIMDIRHSQWRWDFAMSSHGIYAHNPEEGRQLLNKAIEQAKSARSSLSKILKQLKVEHVYYPDISSKAKAQQAVGIDEAELVLEKKAFIEEEINKHWDPVAQRGY from the coding sequence ATGTCGCCTCTGAACCTAAAACTGTGGTTATTCATTTTGCTTGGTGCCTCCGGCAATGCTGTTGCAACCGATGGAACAACTGATATAGCTAAATCCTACCCAAAGCAGTACAAAACGTGGGAAGCAACGCAGGAGCAATCAGAGCGAGAAGATGTACTAGCAAACAACCCGCGAAATGTCATTCTTTGGGCAGGGTCTTCGTACGCCAAGGAATACCACACACCTCGTGGCCATCAATTTGCTGTAGCCGACGTGAGTCATACACTCCGAACCGGCGTTGCGCCAAAGGCAGGAGAGAAAGGGCTATCTGCGAGTTGCTGGACATGTAAAACTCCGGATGCGCCACGCCTGATAGGCGAACTTGGCTTTGAAGGTTATGCAGCGAAAAACTTTACCGATTTAGGCTCTGAAATAAAAAATGTGGTGTATTGCAGTGACTGTCATGAATCGGGCTCAGAAAAGCTAACGTTGCCGCGCCCTCACGCCCGTGACGCGATGGCCAAAATCCATCAACCCTTTGAACAGCAAAGTGCCACAGTTCAAGGTGCTCAAGTCTGCGGGCAATGCCACGTTACTTATTATTTTCGCCCAGAAAAGAGCAATGTTGTTAACATCCCTTGGATCTTTGGTAATTCCGCTGATGACATAGAAAAATATTACGACACTCGTCGATTCTATGAGTGGATCCATCCGATTTCAAAAACGCCAATGCTTAAAGCTCGTCATCCAGAGTATGAACACTGGAATCGCAGTAAACATGCGGAACTTGGTGTAACCTGCGTCACCTGTCACATGCCTGAAGCAATCGATGAAAATGGTAAAGCATTTACTAACCATAAAGTTGATAAGGCCATGCCCTACTTTAAGAGCAGTTGCAAAGGCTGTCATAGCAGCCAAGAAAAAATGAAGCAACGCCTTACGAACTTGAAGCACGAGATAAATGCTAAGGCAAAAGACGTAGAAGAACTACTGGTTAAGGCGCACTATGAGGCCAAAGCCGCATGGGTCGCCGGCGCGAATTGGGAACAGATGAATGACGCCATAATGGACATTCGTCACAGCCAATGGCGCTGGGATTTTGCCATGTCATCACACGGAATTTACGCTCATAACCCAGAGGAAGGTAGACAGCTGCTCAATAAAGCTATCGAACAGGCAAAGAGCGCACGTAGCTCTTTGTCAAAAATATTGAAGCAACTCAAAGTCGAGCATGTCTATTATCCCGACATCAGTAGCAAAGCCAAAGCCCAACAAGCCGTGGGGATAGATGAAGCAGAATTAGTCCTTGAGAAAAAGGCGTTCATTGAGGAAGAAATCAATAAGCACTGGGATCCGGTTGCCCAGCGCGGTTACTAA
- the hmpA gene encoding NO-inducible flavohemoprotein, with protein MNEQQKALVRATIPVLQSSGVALTSHFYQRMLSHNPELKHIFNQGHQGAGRQQQALAGAVLAYAQHIDDPSVLLPVVERIAHKHVSLGIRAEHYAIVGKHLLTSIQEVLGDAASAELIDAWAAAYGELAQLFIGLENTLYQQSVDNTGGWSGWKPFRIVRKQPESDEITSFYLQPIDGGRLPNYQPGQYISVRVYVEELGIFQPRQYSLSDIAGGSALRISVKRQGAGETSPEGKVSNLLHSQYDVGQIVELSAPAGEFVLQQSSERPVVLLSGGVGITPMIAIARTLAQQGKRDIHFVHSARNRHVHAFRDVSDSLAEKGAKVHYFYDQTDAQDQHVSPAPFALTDVLPEAPHDAEYYLCGPAAFMRHYLSELKAHGVPETQIFAEAFGSGGV; from the coding sequence ATGAATGAACAGCAAAAAGCTTTGGTTCGCGCGACTATACCAGTATTACAAAGCAGCGGTGTCGCCTTAACTAGCCATTTCTATCAGCGGATGCTAAGCCATAATCCCGAACTAAAACACATCTTCAATCAGGGGCATCAGGGCGCAGGTCGTCAACAACAAGCACTGGCAGGTGCCGTGCTAGCCTACGCTCAACATATCGATGATCCCTCAGTATTACTCCCTGTGGTCGAACGTATTGCCCATAAACATGTGAGCTTAGGTATTCGCGCCGAGCACTATGCGATTGTTGGCAAACATTTATTGACCAGTATTCAAGAAGTCCTCGGCGACGCGGCCTCCGCCGAATTGATTGATGCTTGGGCGGCAGCCTATGGCGAATTAGCACAATTGTTTATTGGGTTGGAAAATACGCTTTATCAGCAAAGTGTTGATAACACTGGAGGTTGGAGTGGCTGGAAACCCTTCCGTATCGTGCGCAAACAGCCTGAAAGTGACGAAATAACATCTTTCTATCTGCAACCTATTGATGGAGGCCGTCTGCCGAACTATCAACCCGGCCAGTATATTAGCGTCCGAGTATATGTTGAAGAGTTAGGGATTTTCCAACCTCGCCAATACAGCTTGTCAGATATTGCCGGTGGTAGTGCATTGCGTATTTCAGTTAAACGCCAAGGTGCCGGAGAAACTTCACCCGAAGGCAAAGTTTCCAACCTGCTTCACAGCCAATATGATGTGGGTCAGATTGTTGAGTTATCTGCGCCAGCTGGCGAATTCGTCCTACAACAATCTTCCGAACGTCCAGTAGTATTGCTTAGCGGAGGTGTCGGTATTACACCAATGATTGCTATTGCTCGTACGTTGGCACAACAAGGTAAACGTGATATCCATTTCGTACATTCAGCGCGTAACCGTCACGTACATGCGTTTAGAGACGTCAGCGATTCATTGGCCGAAAAAGGGGCAAAAGTACATTACTTCTATGATCAAACTGACGCACAGGATCAACATGTCAGCCCCGCACCATTTGCGTTAACCGATGTCCTACCTGAAGCACCACATGATGCAGAGTATTACCTGTGCGGTCCTGCTGCGTTTATGCGTCATTATCTTTCAGAGTTAAAAGCCCACGGTGTACCAGAAACGCAAATTTTCGCGGAAGCTTTTGGTTCTGGCGGCGTATAA
- the chrA gene encoding chromate efflux transporter has translation MWSIFKSFFFLGWISFGGPAAHIGYFRQYFVEKHKWLEDSEYAQIVALSQFLPGPGSSQVGFALGYKKGGLSGAIAAFLGFTLPSVTIMLLLAMLSRHFLDSEVYESVVHSLKLLAVVVVADAVWGMYSNFCKSRLTVGICIVTASVLLLVPQISTQMILLMIAGLIGSRYLVASATAVSGSFKPSVMPLLLFLLLLFCLPLTTRFHSLLAIFSNFFWAGSLVFGGGHVVLPLLQGLVGEQVSQDAFMTGYAAAQVVPGPMFTMATYIGYVMSSGSIIGALVATIGIFMPGFLLLLGVLRNWQLLASKPRIAGAIKGVNAAVVGLLLAALYQPVFSSAVGTLTDVALILAGFYIYKKFNLSLLWTILFFVMAGSLVS, from the coding sequence ATGTGGTCGATATTTAAAAGCTTTTTCTTTCTTGGCTGGATTAGCTTTGGTGGACCGGCAGCTCATATTGGCTACTTCAGACAGTATTTTGTGGAAAAACACAAATGGTTGGAAGATAGTGAGTATGCTCAAATCGTTGCGCTCAGTCAGTTCTTACCGGGACCAGGCTCTAGTCAGGTCGGCTTTGCACTTGGCTATAAAAAAGGTGGTTTATCCGGAGCAATAGCTGCATTTTTAGGCTTTACCTTACCGTCTGTCACTATCATGTTGCTATTGGCAATGCTCAGTCGTCATTTTCTTGATTCAGAAGTATATGAGAGTGTCGTTCATAGCCTCAAATTGTTAGCGGTTGTAGTGGTTGCTGATGCCGTTTGGGGGATGTATAGCAATTTCTGCAAAAGCCGACTTACTGTTGGCATTTGCATTGTTACTGCTAGCGTCCTGCTACTTGTACCGCAAATCAGCACTCAAATGATATTGCTGATGATTGCTGGATTGATTGGCAGTCGCTATCTGGTTGCTTCTGCTACTGCGGTAAGTGGATCATTTAAACCGTCAGTAATGCCACTGCTTCTATTTTTGCTCCTGCTTTTTTGCTTGCCGCTAACAACGCGATTTCACTCGCTTTTAGCGATATTTAGCAACTTCTTTTGGGCTGGTAGCCTCGTTTTTGGCGGTGGTCATGTCGTTCTTCCACTTCTCCAGGGATTGGTTGGTGAGCAGGTTTCTCAGGATGCCTTTATGACGGGCTATGCCGCAGCACAAGTTGTACCAGGGCCGATGTTCACAATGGCAACTTATATCGGTTATGTGATGTCTTCAGGCTCTATTATCGGAGCTCTGGTAGCAACTATTGGTATATTTATGCCGGGATTTCTGCTGCTGTTAGGCGTGTTGAGGAATTGGCAACTACTTGCAAGTAAACCAAGAATCGCGGGAGCAATTAAAGGGGTAAACGCCGCTGTAGTTGGACTTTTGCTTGCTGCACTATATCAACCAGTTTTTAGCAGTGCCGTTGGCACATTGACCGATGTTGCGTTGATCCTTGCTGGATTTTACATATACAAGAAGTTCAACTTATCACTACTTTGGACAATACTGTTTTTTGTTATGGCAGGTTCTCTGGTTTCATGA
- the norR gene encoding nitric oxide reductase transcriptional regulator NorR, with protein MEQLGNAWVQVALDITSGISDQDRFDRLLSTIRHTLKCDASALLLFRNQQFVPLAINGLSEDVLGRRFDIEKHPRLEAIARAGDIVRFPPDSDLPDPYDGLIPNHEEELKVHSCIGLPLMLDDRLIGAVTIDAFDPAQFDYFNNDDLRIVSALAASSLNTALLMEQLERTAGVGAASPKRSRKLNYPEEIIGQSSPMLELKSQIDAVADTDLSVLIMGETGVGKELVANALHSQSRRSDNALVYLNCAALPESVAESELFGHVKGAFTGAISNRKGKFELADNGTLFLDEVGELSLSLQAKLLRALQYGDIQRVGDDRNIKVNVRIIAATNRVMHEEVKQGNFRADLYHRLGVFPVFVPPLRERDKDVVLLAGFFAERCAHKLGVANISLDAATLTVIQNYSWPGNVRELEHAINRASVIAKSNTQSEQIILLPHHFNFSIEMTNQHVIDSLPVDGGWVTNTTEYLHLGLKEAIDLFQTQLVQSAYLENDKKLSATAEQLKVNPGNLHRLMKRLNLK; from the coding sequence ATGGAACAGCTTGGTAACGCATGGGTACAGGTTGCGCTGGACATAACTTCCGGTATTTCTGATCAGGATAGGTTTGACCGACTACTTTCTACTATCCGCCATACTCTGAAATGTGATGCTTCAGCCTTGTTACTATTCCGCAATCAGCAGTTTGTACCTTTGGCGATTAATGGACTAAGTGAGGATGTACTTGGGCGCAGGTTTGATATTGAGAAGCATCCCCGCCTTGAGGCCATAGCTAGGGCTGGAGATATTGTGCGTTTTCCCCCCGATAGTGATCTGCCCGATCCCTATGACGGCCTGATACCCAATCATGAGGAGGAGCTCAAGGTTCACTCCTGTATCGGTCTGCCGCTAATGCTGGACGATCGTTTAATTGGTGCTGTTACCATCGACGCTTTTGATCCGGCTCAATTTGATTATTTTAACAATGATGATCTTCGGATTGTGAGTGCCTTGGCTGCCAGCAGCCTGAATACGGCCTTATTGATGGAGCAATTGGAACGGACTGCTGGGGTTGGAGCTGCATCCCCAAAGCGGTCAAGAAAACTAAATTACCCTGAAGAGATTATTGGCCAGTCTTCACCAATGCTGGAGCTTAAATCTCAAATTGATGCAGTGGCAGATACTGATCTCTCGGTACTGATCATGGGGGAAACGGGCGTAGGTAAGGAACTGGTAGCAAATGCGCTTCATAGCCAATCCCGTCGCTCGGACAATGCCTTGGTATACCTGAACTGCGCGGCGCTCCCGGAATCTGTGGCCGAAAGTGAGTTGTTTGGGCATGTAAAGGGGGCTTTTACTGGAGCCATTAGTAACCGTAAGGGTAAATTTGAACTGGCAGATAATGGCACCCTTTTTCTGGACGAAGTTGGTGAACTATCTCTTTCACTGCAGGCCAAACTACTCCGCGCTCTTCAGTATGGTGATATACAGCGAGTCGGCGATGACCGGAATATCAAGGTAAATGTCCGAATTATTGCTGCCACTAACCGGGTAATGCATGAAGAAGTGAAGCAAGGTAATTTCAGAGCAGATCTGTACCATCGACTGGGTGTCTTTCCTGTTTTTGTGCCTCCCTTACGAGAACGTGATAAAGACGTTGTATTGCTTGCTGGCTTCTTCGCGGAGCGATGCGCACATAAGTTAGGTGTCGCCAATATCAGCCTAGATGCGGCAACCCTGACCGTTATTCAGAATTACAGCTGGCCCGGTAATGTCCGTGAACTGGAACATGCGATAAACAGAGCGTCAGTGATTGCAAAGTCTAATACCCAATCTGAGCAGATAATTCTGCTTCCGCACCATTTTAACTTTTCTATTGAGATGACAAACCAGCACGTTATTGACTCCCTGCCGGTTGACGGTGGGTGGGTAACTAATACAACTGAGTATCTGCACCTAGGATTAAAAGAGGCCATTGATCTATTTCAGACACAGCTTGTGCAGAGTGCTTATCTGGAGAATGATAAGAAGCTAAGTGCTACTGCAGAGCAGTTGAAAGTCAATCCGGGTAATTTGCACCGGTTAATGAAACGTCTCAACTTAAAATAA
- the norV gene encoding anaerobic nitric oxide reductase flavorubredoxin yields the protein MTIHVKNNIHWVGQRDWEVQNFHGTEYKMTKGTSYNSYLIREEKTVLIDTVDHRFSYQFLQNLEMEIDLNDIDFIVVNHAEEDHSGALSALMEKIPGTPIYCTEAAIDSIVGHHHHPEWNFKTVKTGDSVDIGNGKQLIFIEAPMLHWPDSMMTYMTDDAVLFSNDAFGQHYCDEHLFNDEVDQNELMDQCLRYYSNILTPFSNLVTAKIKEVLSLNVPVDMIATSHGIVWRDNPTQIVHQYLEWADNYQEERITIFYDSMSNNTRMMADAIAQGIHDIDPQVAVKVFNVSKHDKNEILANVFRSKGIFVGSSTMNNVMMPKIAGMLEEITGLRFKNKKAAAFGSYGWNGGAVDRIHARLTDAGFETALSLKTKWRPDGKAMRECREHGRQLAKQWALNNETLIETKPAPSELAEPSDSKVHPTNCQCMICTVCNWIYDPAIGEPNQGVEPGTQWDNVPDYFLCPECNLGKEVFAKHANNDQEAA from the coding sequence ATGACGATTCATGTAAAAAACAATATTCACTGGGTTGGACAACGTGACTGGGAAGTTCAGAATTTCCATGGTACAGAATATAAAATGACAAAAGGAACCAGCTACAACAGTTACCTGATCCGTGAAGAGAAAACCGTACTGATCGATACGGTTGATCACCGTTTTAGCTACCAGTTCCTACAGAACCTAGAGATGGAGATAGATCTGAATGATATCGACTTTATCGTGGTAAACCATGCAGAGGAAGATCACTCAGGTGCTCTATCTGCACTGATGGAAAAAATACCGGGAACTCCCATCTATTGTACTGAAGCAGCAATCGACTCTATTGTCGGACATCACCACCATCCAGAGTGGAATTTCAAAACCGTCAAAACTGGCGACAGTGTTGATATCGGTAACGGAAAACAACTTATCTTCATTGAAGCCCCAATGTTGCACTGGCCTGACAGTATGATGACCTATATGACAGACGATGCGGTCCTATTCAGTAATGATGCTTTCGGCCAGCATTACTGCGATGAGCACCTGTTTAACGATGAGGTAGATCAAAACGAATTGATGGATCAGTGCCTTCGTTACTACTCCAATATCCTGACGCCATTCAGCAACCTAGTGACAGCGAAAATCAAAGAAGTTCTAAGCCTTAATGTACCTGTGGATATGATCGCCACCTCCCACGGTATCGTGTGGCGTGATAACCCGACTCAAATTGTTCATCAGTACCTTGAATGGGCAGACAACTATCAGGAAGAGCGGATCACCATTTTCTACGACTCAATGTCTAACAACACCCGCATGATGGCCGATGCAATTGCTCAGGGAATTCATGATATTGACCCGCAAGTGGCGGTAAAAGTATTTAACGTATCTAAACACGATAAAAACGAAATTCTGGCAAATGTGTTCCGCTCCAAAGGAATATTCGTTGGCTCATCCACCATGAACAATGTAATGATGCCCAAAATTGCCGGTATGCTGGAAGAGATCACAGGCCTGCGCTTCAAAAACAAGAAAGCAGCTGCATTCGGCAGTTATGGCTGGAACGGAGGTGCCGTTGACCGCATTCATGCCCGCTTGACCGATGCAGGATTTGAAACAGCCTTAAGCCTGAAAACCAAATGGCGCCCAGATGGAAAAGCTATGCGTGAATGTCGTGAACACGGCCGTCAGCTTGCGAAGCAGTGGGCACTGAATAACGAAACACTGATAGAGACAAAACCTGCACCAAGTGAATTGGCAGAACCTTCTGACAGTAAGGTACACCCGACAAATTGCCAGTGCATGATTTGTACTGTGTGTAATTGGATTTACGACCCTGCAATTGGCGAACCCAATCAGGGCGTTGAACCTGGTACACAGTGGGACAACGTACCAGACTATTTCCTTTGTCCAGAGTGCAATCTGGGTAAGGAAGTCTTTGCGAAACATGCGAACAATGACCAGGAGGCAGCCTGA
- a CDS encoding NnrS family protein, translated as MLNIDDPSKVAKTPAIWRLGFRPFFLGGAIIAALYIPLWVITWLLPSYSLFEDTFWSPILPLWWHPHELLFGFAMAIVSGFLLTAVQNWTNQPSLKNWPLALTFSCWALARLSLLIPTPLPIILPAVFDILFLGIVGSTLWRSIYKVKQWRNIGFPLMIIVALCINILSYYSLYVRDFILAHQIWQSMLWWLSLLITIVGGRVIGFFTAMRLNAIKQPALPWVEYPLLLIMLTLVLQALFELLPSAFIQVLLFIAGVLHLIRASRWMPLKSFREPLLWSLHIAYFTLPISLLMMSWYFNDEFAYRCLLHLFAIGGMAMLCLSMISRVSLGHTGRNIYQGPNMRIAFICLPLAAIFRAIMPIYFPSQTHLWLWFAAVFWFGSFAIFVYHYTKILTRPRVDGRPG; from the coding sequence ATGTTGAATATTGATGATCCAAGCAAAGTTGCTAAAACACCGGCCATTTGGCGCTTAGGTTTTCGGCCCTTTTTTCTTGGTGGGGCGATTATTGCTGCTCTCTACATTCCTTTGTGGGTGATAACTTGGCTCTTACCATCATACTCCTTATTTGAAGATACATTCTGGTCGCCAATCCTACCGTTGTGGTGGCACCCCCACGAATTACTATTCGGATTTGCCATGGCAATTGTGTCAGGATTTTTGCTGACAGCAGTACAAAACTGGACAAATCAGCCATCTCTTAAAAATTGGCCATTAGCGCTAACATTTTCTTGTTGGGCGTTGGCACGCTTGAGCTTGCTCATCCCTACACCGCTCCCCATTATTCTGCCCGCCGTATTCGACATACTATTTTTAGGAATAGTTGGCTCCACCTTATGGAGGAGTATTTATAAGGTAAAACAGTGGCGCAATATTGGATTTCCACTGATGATTATTGTCGCATTATGTATCAATATTCTCAGTTACTATTCATTGTATGTCCGTGATTTTATTCTGGCACACCAAATTTGGCAGTCTATGCTTTGGTGGCTTTCGTTACTGATCACGATTGTTGGCGGTCGAGTGATTGGCTTCTTTACTGCAATGAGATTGAATGCAATCAAGCAACCCGCATTACCTTGGGTAGAATATCCGTTATTACTGATCATGCTCACGCTGGTTTTACAAGCATTATTCGAGCTATTACCAAGTGCATTTATCCAAGTGCTGCTATTCATTGCGGGTGTACTCCACCTGATCAGAGCTTCTCGCTGGATGCCGCTAAAATCTTTCAGGGAACCACTGCTTTGGTCCTTACACATTGCTTATTTTACGTTGCCAATAAGCTTACTGATGATGAGCTGGTATTTTAACGACGAATTTGCTTATCGCTGTCTGCTACACTTATTCGCAATTGGCGGCATGGCAATGCTTTGCCTATCAATGATTTCGCGAGTTTCACTCGGCCACACTGGGCGGAATATCTACCAAGGACCCAACATGCGAATCGCATTTATCTGTCTGCCTTTGGCTGCAATTTTTAGAGCCATCATGCCGATTTACTTTCCCAGCCAAACCCACCTTTGGCTATGGTTTGCAGCAGTGTTCTGGTTTGGTTCATTTGCCATTTTTGTGTACCACTACACCAAGATTTTAACGCGTCCAAGAGTTGATGGACGTCCAGGATGA